In Phyllostomus discolor isolate MPI-MPIP mPhyDis1 chromosome 3, mPhyDis1.pri.v3, whole genome shotgun sequence, a single genomic region encodes these proteins:
- the LOC114512243 gene encoding olfactory receptor 5C1 — protein sequence MTPENVSGAGVVPAEFILLGITDRWDLRLTLFLVFLPVYLVSLMGNVGMVLLIRGDARLHTPMYFFLANLSLLDACYSSAIAPKMLVDLLLPHATIPYAACVLQMFAFSGLADAECCLLAAMAYDRYVAIGNPLLYRTAMSRRLCLTLLGASGMGGAVSAFIHTTFTFRLSFCSSREVNSFFCDIPPLLAISCDDTSLNELLLFAVCGFIQMTTMLAIVVSYGFIAGAVIRMRSAEGRRQAASTCGSHLTAVFMLYGTLIFMYLRPSSSYALDTDKMASVFYTLVIPALNPLIYSLRNKEVKAALRRTWSRSCCPGRGP from the coding sequence ATGACTCCAGAGAACGTCAGCGGGGCGGGCGTGGTCCCTGCTGAGTTCATCCTCCTGGGCATCACAGACCGCTGGGACCTGCGCCTGACCctcttcctggtcttcctgccCGTCTACCTGGTGAGCCTGATGGGGAATGTGGGCATGGTGCTGCTGATCCGCGGGGATGCCCGGCTCCACACGCCTATGTACTTCTTCCTGGCCAACCTCTCCCTGCTGGATGCCTGCTACTCCTCAGCCATCGCCCCCAAGATGCTAGTGGACCTGCTGCTGCCCCATGCCACCATCCCTTACGCAGCCTGTGTCCTCCAGATGTTCGCATTTTCAGGGCTGGCGGATGCAGAGTGCTGCCTGTTGGCtgccatggcctatgaccgctacgTGGCCATCGGGAACCCTCTCCTCTACCGAACGGCCATGTCGCGGCGTCTATGCCTGACCTTGCTGGGAGCATCGGGCATGGGTGGCGCAGTGAGTGCCTTTATCCACACGACCTTCACCTTCCGCCTGAGCTTCTGTAGCTCCCGGGAGGTCAACAGCTTCTTCTGCGATATCCCTCCACTGCTGGCCATCTCGTGTGATGACACCAGCCTCAATGAGCTCCTCCTCTTCGCCGTCTGTGGCTTCATCCAGATGACCACAATGCTGGCGATTGTCGTGTCTTACGGATTCATTGCTGGGGCTGTGATCCGCATGCGCTCGGCTGAGGGCCGTCGGCAAGCAGCTTCCACCTGTGGCTCCCACCTCACCGCCGTGTTCATGCTGTATGGGACCCTCATTTTCATGTACCTGCGTCCCAGCTCCAGCTATGCCCTGGACACTGACAAGATGGCATCTGTGTTCTACACCCTTGTCATTCCAGCTCTCAACCCACTCATTTACAGCCTCCGCAACAAGGAGGTCAAGGCCGCCCTCCGGAGGACCTGGAGCCGATCCTGCTGTCCTGGGCGGGGGCCCTAG
- the PDCL gene encoding phosducin-like protein — protein sequence MTTLDDKLLGEKLQYYYSSSEDEDSDHEDKDEGRSALAGSSNSADAELAGEGISVNTGPKGVINDWRRFKQLETEQREEQCREMERLIKKLAMTCRSHLDEEEEQQKQKDLQEKISGKMTLKELAMMNEDQDDEEFLQQYRKQRMEEMRQQLHKGPQFRQVFEIPSGEGFLDMIDKEQKSTLIMVHIYEDGIPGTDAMHGCMLCLAAEYPAVKFCRVKSSVIGASSRFTRNALPALLIYKGGELIGNFVRVTDQLGEDFFAVDLEAFLQEFGLLPDKEVLVLTSVRNSATCHSEDSDLEID from the exons ATGACGACTCTGGACGATAAGTTGCTGGGGGAGAAGCTGCAGTACTACTACAGCAGCAGTGAGGACGAGGACAGCGACCACGAGGACAAGGACGAAGGCAGGAGTGCCCTGGCCGGCAGTTCAAATTCTGCAGATGCTGAGTTGGCAGGCGAAGGCATCTCAGTTAACACAG GTCCAAAGGGGGTGATCAATGACTGGCGCCGCTTCAAACAGTTGGAGACAGAGCAAAGGGAGGAGCAGTGTCGGGAGATGGAAAGGCTGATCAAGAAACTCGCAATGACCTGCAGGTCCCACCTGGACgaagaggaggagcaacagaAACAGAAGGACCTCCAGGAGAAGATCAGTGGGAAG ATGACTCTGAAGGAGTTGGCCATGATGAATGAGGACCAAGACGATGAAGAGTTTCTGCAGCAGTACCGGAAGCAGAGGATGGAAGAGATGCGGCAGCAGCTTCACAAGGGGCCCCAGTTCAGGCAGGTGTTTGAGATCCCCAGTGGAGAAGGGTTTCTGGACATGATTGATAAAGAACAGAAAAGCACCCTCATCATGGTCCACATCTACGAGGACGGCATCCCGGGGACCGACGCCATGCACGGTTGCATGCTCTGTCTTGCCGCCGAGTACCCGGCTGTCAAGTTCTGCCGGGTGAAGAGCTCGGTTATCGGGGCCAGCAGTCGGTTCACCAGGAacgccctgcctgccctgctgaTTTACAAGGGGGGCGAACTGATTGGGAATTTCGTTCGAGTCACAGACCAGCTGGGCGAAGATTTCTTTGCTGTGGACCTCGAGGCTTTCCTACAGGAATTTGGATTGCTCCCAGACAAGGAAGTCTTGGTGCTGACCTCTGTGCGTAACTCCGCCACGTGTCACAGTGAGGACAGCGACTTGGAGATAGACTGA